From Quercus robur chromosome 8, dhQueRobu3.1, whole genome shotgun sequence:
AATATATGAGCTTTATGACACTACCCatcgtttgtttgtttgctgcGTGTGTAAATATATGGGCATTTtgttaaggaattttttttttttttggtgatatcGAATTactttgttattgttgttgttgttgttagaGGTTTAAGAAATTACCCATCATTGatttttgatgaatttcttgAGTTTCTAGCTATCTGTTTGTATTGGGATACTACTTTGTTGTTTTAGctaataaaaatttggactTGATTTTTGATGGTGCAAATTCATATTATTTCTCTAAATGCTTCTTGATACCTATTAGTCCTGCGGTGAAGGCAATTAATGGGTTTCTGGATGTTTTCCTCCTCCCAGTCCTttctttttatggttttttgCTGTGATGGAGCAACCTATGGGTATTAAGAGATTTCCCATCACTGATTTGTGGCTACCATGAAGTGCTTTTGCACTTAATAGTGACTGATTGTGAGCAGCAGTGGAGGCAATAATATTTTAGTTGGTCTTGGGTCATTGATTTGGTGATATGATGACTTAAACTTAAATTCTAAATGTGgtattttttcaatttgagCTGTAATAAAGCTGATTTATTGGGTTTTGGATAATAAGAGAGCTTACTCATTTAAATGAAACTATTAAGCTGTGTTCCTGTTCCACAAAATTTTGCTGAGGGAACCTATGTTTTAACTGTGCTGGTTAAATTAATCAGTGTTAGTTGTTTGGCAGTGGCTGCGATGAATGAAGATCCAGTCCGTCAGTGGATTCTGTCAGAAGGAAAGGCAACTAAGATAACAAATATCAGTCCCGTAGGCGGTGGTTGCATTAATCTTGCTAATTGTTATGACACTGATGCAGGTTCTTTCTTTGTGAAAACAAACAGGTAGATGGATATGGTAAATTTCATATTCTGATGATTCAAATCCTTTTAAATCCATGTCAAAGTATCAAATACATTATGATTTTCAAACACTGGATCAGGAGTATTGGACCTTCAATGTTTGAGGGAGAGGCTCTTGGTTTAGGTGCTATGTATGAAACCGGATCAATCCGTGTGCCTAAGCCATTTAAGGTCTGCAACgttaattttttgtatatataccAAATTGTTTGTTATTCCAACTTAAGCCCATTATTTGGCAATACAGCTTAAGTGAGCCTGTTGCTAAGCATTGTAGGTTGGACCCCTTCCTACGGGTGGTTCCTACATTATCATGGAATTCATTGAATTTGGTTCTTCCAGAGGAAATCAGGTGAGACTGGAATTGTGAATATGGTGTGGGTTGtaacaacttatttttgaattttaaccaTTTGTTAATTCTCAGTCTGTTCTAGGGAGAAAACTTGCTGAAATGCATAAAGCTGGAAAATCTGAGAAAGGCTTTGGTTTTGATGTTAATAACACCATTGGCAGGTACAGTAtctggatttttgaaatatggatctcatctcctctctctctctctctctctctctcacacacacacacacacatgcacatgcGCACACATTTACAATTCTTTggcatttataaaataatactGATTGCTTTCTAATAAGATCATGTATATTCCTTGTAGTACTCCACAAATGAACACTTGGTCATCAGATTGGATTCGGTTTTATGGGGAGCATAGATTGGGTTACCAGTTGAAGTTGGCACTAGACCAGTATGGTGATAGTACCATTTATGAAAAAGGTTATCTAGcatttgaaataatatttattcCCATCAAATTATTATGATTCTAGATCATAGTTTGTTAAATACTTGTAGATACATCAATTAAAGATAATTTAGTCAATCAATTTAACTCAAACAAAAGTATAATAACTATATGACATGCCATACTCCCTTTTCTGGTTCTGTGATTGATATGTTGGAAACTTTTTCCTATTCGAAATAACAGTCCCATGGAATTGTTACATgcctttttctttgtctttacTGTTGCATTTATAATTGAAATCCAACCACAAGATAGTTGTGGGATATTAAAGTtccccttttatacttgaagtGTGTGCAGTGTGCTATAAAAGTATATCCCATGGGAAACATAAGTATCTAAATGAAGTGTGTGCAGTGTGCTATCCAAATAAGGAGTATTTTAAGATAATATCTGACTACAATATCATTTGAAGCTTACAAGATATGGTTTGAATTAAGTCTGTCTAAAATATAAATCCTTTGTCCCATTTTTTGTGTTCCACTTTATTTGTGGTATGCCATGtgtctgattttttttccattttaaactttagttattttacaagaaagtaaaaagaatacatggcaagttgtgattggtggagtataaagtggcaaacaaaaaattgggaaaaagGATTTGTATTCGTCagactatatatttatatttcagAGATTGTTGCTCTATGGCAGTGCAGGGTCCTCAGAGCTGATGAGACAGAATTTAGAACTTCAATTACCTAAATGCCTACTTTTTCATGataatctttttaaaatatgttgtagGGTTATACCATCATACCCCCTTCCCCCTCcacccaaaaacaaaagagagttGCTATCATTAGCTTTTGCCAATTCACTGAAGATTTCTGGAAATGATGTATGGCATATGATATATATTCATCATTTTAAGCAGGACAAAGACTGGTGAAGAGTCTGGGACCTCTCTTTGACAATGTGGTGATAGAGCCATGCTTGCTACATGGAGACCTGTGGAGTGGAAATATCAGCTCTGATAAAAATGGCGAGCCTGTTATACTTGACCCAGCATGTTACTGTAAGTCCAAGATAGTTAAGATATATTGTGCCAGGAGGCCCAGGGCAAATCATTTTGagattaaaaactaaaaagtgttACTTTTAAGCATTGAAAATTAAGCTTTGCTTGTAGTTCTGTGAAGCTGATTTCTTAATCTTTTCTCTGAAGTTAGCTTCTGATATTAATTGCTTGTGACGTGGAATCCTAGGATGGACATATTCTGCCTGAGTGCACGAAGTGAGGAAAACAAGAATATCTTGGCatgttttaattatttcaaatcttcatagagagaggaaaaagaaaaagaaaaagaaagaagcaaccAAAGCTTCTTCAGAATAGTGCCTCTTTTTCATTGAAACACATAAAGTTATTAACATACTACTTTGTCAAACCTTAGCAGTTACTGTAGAAATAACCAGACAGCCAAAGATATTAAAGGAGGCTTCCTTACTGTAATTTAGATGAGAGTGACTTAGATGGATAGACGAACTTCCATGTATCTACTGACGATTGTCTTTAGAGAATATGGAGAGATGGCAGTTGAGGACGTGTCCAGAATAatggttgtgtttttttggATAATAGTGAAGTTTAGATTAGAAATCAACATGTTGTTACTGAGCTGTTTAAGCAAGAAGACTTATTTTGTCCCTAAAAAAAGGTTATGCTCACATGTgaataaaacaaccaaaataacaGAACATATGGGAATTATTCAGAGTTTTGAAATCACACTCTAAAAATGCACATGGTTTGTACTGTCTACCAATAAAAGTTGCAAGGGATGTAATAGtatatttttgcatttgacTAGGATTTTAAGTTTTTGCTTTTTCATCCCCTCGATCGTGTTATGGAAATTGATAATTTAAAGCACTACATGCAATGACACTGTTAATTAACTTTTTGTACAGATGGACATAATGAGGCAGAGTTTGGAATGTCGTGGTGTGCTGGATTTGGAGGAGCATTCTATAATGCTTATTTTGAGGTAATATCATCTGCTAACAGATAATCCAAAGAATTTCAGTAGCTTGCATAGGCATATCATCTGAACATAACCCTATTGTTAATTGCTTAAAACCTAGACTTGAaccatatttattattattacaaaataaaCTAGATCATATTCTTAACAAGTTTTCTGGAGGAAAACTGACTAACCCAACCTCAAGCTGATTTGCACTTGTATTTTGAATGTGTCAATCAATCTGAAACTTCTCTGTATTTCCTTTTAAGCACTAGGTTCTCAATATCTACATTGATATTAACAGTTATCTTTTGCTAAATTGTATGCCTTCTTCAGGTGATGCCCAAACAGCCAGGCTTTGAGAAGAGGAGAGATCTTTATATGTTGTATCATTATTTGAATCATTACAATCTCTTTGGTTCTGGCTACCGGTCATCTGCCATGTCTATAATTGATGACTATCTAAGAATGTTAAATGCTTAGCATTTGGTCTAAAATGATTATCATGTTTATACACAACAAAGTTAACTCTGCCTGTATATTTTGCTGCTTTGGCCTCAGTAGTTTTTTTCATTGGCACttgcaattttttctttgttaaatgAAATGGTACATCAAAGTGATATCAGCACTACT
This genomic window contains:
- the LOC126697016 gene encoding protein-ribulosamine 3-kinase, chloroplastic, which encodes MVAHVGLISLTSCFSPLSRLPRLSSTKHKPFAMAAMNEDPVRQWILSEGKATKITNISPVGGGCINLANCYDTDAGSFFVKTNRSIGPSMFEGEALGLGAMYETGSIRVPKPFKVGPLPTGGSYIIMEFIEFGSSRGNQSVLGRKLAEMHKAGKSEKGFGFDVNNTIGSTPQMNTWSSDWIRFYGEHRLGYQLKLALDQYGDSTIYEKGQRLVKSLGPLFDNVVIEPCLLHGDLWSGNISSDKNGEPVILDPACYYGHNEAEFGMSWCAGFGGAFYNAYFEVMPKQPGFEKRRDLYMLYHYLNHYNLFGSGYRSSAMSIIDDYLRMLNA